Proteins encoded within one genomic window of Odocoileus virginianus isolate 20LAN1187 ecotype Illinois chromosome 2, Ovbor_1.2, whole genome shotgun sequence:
- the FUT7 gene encoding LOW QUALITY PROTEIN: alpha-(1,3)-fucosyltransferase 7 (The sequence of the model RefSeq protein was modified relative to this genomic sequence to represent the inferred CDS: inserted 1 base in 1 codon): MQNAGLSPAPSLRALGGLAVAALLSAVWLWWRLGAAPGGAPAPQPTITILVWHWPFASQPPELPGDTCARYGVARCHLTANRSLLAGADAVVFHHRELQTQRARLPLAERPQGQPWVWASMESPSHTRGLGRLRGVFNWVLSYRRDSDIFVPYGRLEPREGPPPPLPAKRGVAAWVVSNFQKRQRRVQLYRQLAPHLRVDVFGRAVGQPLCADCLLRAVARYRFYLSFENSEHRDYITEKFWRNALLAGTVPVVLGPPRAAYEAVAPPDAFVHVDDFGSARELAAFXAGMNESCYRRYFAWRDRFRVRLFSDWRERFCAICTRFPQLPRGQVYQDLEGWFQA, from the exons ATGCAGAATGCTG GCCTCAGCCCCGCTCCGAGCCTCCGGGCTCTGGGGGGCCTGGCCGTGGCGGCCCTCCTCTCGGCTGTCTGGCTCTGGTGGAGGCTCGGGGCGGCCCCCGGGGGAGCCCCGGCCCCACAGCCCACGATCACCATCCTCGTCTGGCACTGGCCGTTTGCCAGCCAGCCCCCAGAGCTGCCCGGGGACACCTGCGCCAGGTACGGGGTGGCCCGCTGCCACCTGACCGCCAACCGCAGCCTGCTGGCCGGCGCCGATGCCGTGGTCTTCCACCACCGAGAGCTGCAGACCCAGCGGGCCCGCCTGCCCCTGGCCGAGCGGCCGCAGGGCCAGCCCTGGGTGTGGGCCTCCATGGAGTCGCCCAGCCACACCCGCGGCCTCGGCCGCCTCCGAGGGGTCTTCAACTGGGTGCTGAGCTACCGGCGTGACTCGGACATCTTCGTGCCCTACGGCCGCCTGGAGCCCCGAGAGGGGCCCCCGCCTCCGCTGCCAGCCAAGCGTGGAGTGGCCGCCTGGGTGGTCAGCAACTTCCAGAAGCGGCAGCGGCGTGTGCAGCTGTACCGGCAGCTGGCGCCCCACCTGCGGGTGGATGTGTTCGGCCGGGCGGTCGGGCAGCCCCTGTGCGCCGACTGCCTGCTGCGCGCCGTGGCCCGCTACCGCTTCTACCTGTCCTTCGAGAACTCTGAGCACCGGGACTACATCACCGAGAAGTTCTGGCGCAACGCGCTGTTGGCCGGCACCGTGCCCGTGGTGCTGGGCCCCCCGAGGGCCGCCTACGAGGCCGTCGCCCCGCCCGACGCCTTCGTGCACGTGGACGACTTCGGCTCGGCCCGCGAGCTGGCCGCCT TCGCTGGCATGAATGAGAGCTGCTATCGGCGCTACTTCGCGTGGCGAGACCGGTTCCGTGTGCGGCTGTTCAGCGACTGGCGAGAACGCTTCTGTGCCATCTGCACCCGCTTCCCCCAGCTGCCTCGCGGCCAGGTCTACCAGGACCTTGAGGGCTGGTTCCAGGCCTGA
- the NPDC1 gene encoding neural proliferation differentiation and control protein 1 isoform X1, with amino-acid sequence MATPVPPPSPRHLRLLRLLLSGLVLGAALRGAAAGRSDAAACPGSLDCALKRRARCPPGAHVCGPCLQPFQEDRQGLCVPRMRQPLGEGLPRPRLEEEIDFLAQELARQEAGRPGLKAPPQLAGPQRPPEAAATLGLSERGRGPDLGLPSPRGAPAPTPRPSLGPAVSSGPVHVSPLEPRGGRGDSLTLVLILACSVAGAAALSVAALFWWRPGISAWHTVPRCTTTNTRGSRCDAWSGIKSHPRSWTPSPPTRRTRTATSRCTSAQAWPQRERWRFETHCSTMPRCPRPRCSDPKADAHPLAHPLEDVMPTGGEEQGTRPFPLKRGCPDARLLVAGAPAARNSSRGRLLPACAPLLHLSPQVWKPPIEGGRRTRDQAWVVMLETSQLKYISNLWLSVLETGLAPNRWPWWMDPGVGPWAFCCTPSLGRPCPCPLGKRAGDGRVWVHGQASRVGALPSNTPSCA; translated from the exons ATGGCGACGCCTGTGCCCCCGCCCTCCCCGCGGCACCTGcggctgctgcggctgctgctgtcCGGCCTCGTCCTCGGCGCGGCCTTGCGCGGTGCGGCCGCCGGCCGCTCCG ATGCAGCTGCCTGTCCTGGGAGCCTGGACTGTGCCCTGAAGAGGCGGGCACGGTGCCCCCCGGGTGCACATGTCTGTgggccctgcctccagcccttCCAGGAGGATCGGCAGGGGCTCTGTGTGCCCAGGATGCGCCAGCCTCTGG GGGAGGGCTTGCCGCGGCCCAGACTGGAGGAGGAGATCGACTTCCTGGCCCAGGAGCTAGCCCGGCAGGAGGCGGGGCGCCCCGGGCTCAAGGCCCCACCCCAGCTTGCGGGACCACAGCGGCCCCCGGAGGCGG CTGCCACCCTGGGGCTCTCGGAGCGAGGCCGGGGACCCGACCTGGGCCTACCCTCCCCGCGGGGAGCCCCGGCGCCCACACCCCGCCCCTCCCTGGGCCCCGCTGTGTCGTCCGGGCCTGTGCACGTGTCCCCCCTGGAGCCGCGGGGCGGGCGCGGTGACAGCCTCACACTTG TGCTGATCCTGGCCTGCTCCGTGGCCGGCGCGGCCGCGCTGTCGGTGGCGGCTCTCTTCTGGTGGCG CCCGGGGATCAGCGCCTGGCACACAGTGCCGAGATGTACCACTACCAACACCAGAGGCAGCAGATGCGATGCCTGGAGCG gcATAAAGAGCCACCCAAGGAGTTGGACTCCGTCTCCTCCGACGAGGAGAACGAGGACGGCGACTTCACGGTGTACGAGTGCCCAGGCCTGGCCCCA ACGGGAGAGATGGAGGTTCGAAACCCATTGTTCGACCATGCCTCGCTGTCCGCGCCCCCGCTGCAGTGACCCGAAGGCTGACGCCCACCCTCTCGCTCACCCTCTCGAGGACGTGATGCCCACTGGTGGGGAGGAGCAGGGCACCCGGCCTTTCCCATTAAAGAGAGGGTGTCCTGACGCGCGCCTGCTCGTGGCTGGGGCCCCAGCGGCTAGGAACTCCTCGCGGGGCAGACTCCTGCCTGCCTGTGCCCCCTTGTTGCACCTGTCCCCTCAAGTGTGGAAACCCCCGATCGAGGGGGGGAGGAGAACCCGAGACCAGGCATGGGTGGTAATGCTGGAGACAAGCCAATTAAAGTACATTTCAAATCTTTGGCTGAGTGTGCTAGAGACTGGCCTCGCCCCCAACAGGTGGCCATGGTGGATGGACCCTGGAGTGGGTCCTTGGGCCTTCTGCTGCACCCCCAGCCTGGGAAGACCCTGTCCCTGCCCTCTGGGGAAGAGGGCTGGGGATGGGAGAGTGTGGGTGCATGGCCAGGCCAGTCGAGTTGGTGCTCTTCCCTCAAACACCCCATCTTGTGCATGA
- the NPDC1 gene encoding neural proliferation differentiation and control protein 1 isoform X2 — MATPVPPPSPRHLRLLRLLLSGLVLGAALRGAAAGRSDAAACPGSLDCALKRRARCPPGAHVCGPCLQPFQEDRQGLCVPRMRQPLGEGLPRPRLEEEIDFLAQELARQEAGRPGLKAPPQLAGPQRPPEAAATLGLSERGRGPDLGLPSPRGAPAPTPRPSLGPAVSSGPVHVSPLEPRGGRGDSLTLVLILACSVAGAAALSVAALFWWRLQRDIRLTQKADYAAPQAPSSPAPPGISPGDQRLAHSAEMYHYQHQRQQMRCLERHKEPPKELDSVSSDEENEDGDFTVYECPGLAPTGEMEVRNPLFDHASLSAPPLQ, encoded by the exons ATGGCGACGCCTGTGCCCCCGCCCTCCCCGCGGCACCTGcggctgctgcggctgctgctgtcCGGCCTCGTCCTCGGCGCGGCCTTGCGCGGTGCGGCCGCCGGCCGCTCCG ATGCAGCTGCCTGTCCTGGGAGCCTGGACTGTGCCCTGAAGAGGCGGGCACGGTGCCCCCCGGGTGCACATGTCTGTgggccctgcctccagcccttCCAGGAGGATCGGCAGGGGCTCTGTGTGCCCAGGATGCGCCAGCCTCTGG GGGAGGGCTTGCCGCGGCCCAGACTGGAGGAGGAGATCGACTTCCTGGCCCAGGAGCTAGCCCGGCAGGAGGCGGGGCGCCCCGGGCTCAAGGCCCCACCCCAGCTTGCGGGACCACAGCGGCCCCCGGAGGCGG CTGCCACCCTGGGGCTCTCGGAGCGAGGCCGGGGACCCGACCTGGGCCTACCCTCCCCGCGGGGAGCCCCGGCGCCCACACCCCGCCCCTCCCTGGGCCCCGCTGTGTCGTCCGGGCCTGTGCACGTGTCCCCCCTGGAGCCGCGGGGCGGGCGCGGTGACAGCCTCACACTTG TGCTGATCCTGGCCTGCTCCGTGGCCGGCGCGGCCGCGCTGTCGGTGGCGGCTCTCTTCTGGTGGCG GCTGCAGCGAGACATCCGCCTGACCCAGAAGGCCGACTACGCGGCCCCACAGGCGCCCAGCTCCCCAGCTCCGCCGGGGATCTCG CCCGGGGATCAGCGCCTGGCACACAGTGCCGAGATGTACCACTACCAACACCAGAGGCAGCAGATGCGATGCCTGGAGCG gcATAAAGAGCCACCCAAGGAGTTGGACTCCGTCTCCTCCGACGAGGAGAACGAGGACGGCGACTTCACGGTGTACGAGTGCCCAGGCCTGGCCCCA ACGGGAGAGATGGAGGTTCGAAACCCATTGTTCGACCATGCCTCGCTGTCCGCGCCCCCGCTGCAGTGA
- the ENTPD2 gene encoding ectonucleoside triphosphate diphosphohydrolase 2 isoform X3, whose product MFIYKWPADKENDTGIVGQHSSCDVRGGHSRQELQEPPKGGCIPGPRNGCGQVPEKKPQGTSGRFGLCLARDWLHTPGGGISSYADNPSGAGQSLVECLNQALRDVPKERHVGTPLYLGATAGMRLLNLTSPEASANVLAAVTQTLTQYPFDFRGARILSGQDEGVFGWVTTNYLLENFIKYGWVGRWFRPRKGTLGAMDLGGASTQITFETASPAEDPANEVQLRLYGQRYRVYTHSFLCYGRDQVLRTLLASAVQTRGPHPCWPQGYSAHVMLQDVYESPCTAAQRPQAFNRSARVSLAGSSNPALCRGLVSQLFNSSSCRFSRCSFNGVFQPPVAGKFIAFSAFFYTVDFLRTVMGLPVATLQQLEAAVVTICSQTWSELQARAPDDRARLPDYCAGAMFVQQLLSRGYGFDERSFGDVTFQKKAGDTAVGWALGYMLNLTNLIPADPPGLRKGTDFSSWVALLLLFAAMLLAAFALLLHQARATKSAGTI is encoded by the exons ATGTTTATCTACAAGTGGCCGGCGGACAAAGAGAACGACACAGGGATCGTGGGCCAGCACAGCTCCTGTGACGTGCGAG GGGGCCACTccaggcaggagctgcaggagcccCCCAAGGGAGGCTGCATCCCTGGGCCGCGGAATGGCTGTGGACAGGTCCCAGAAAAGAAGCCCCAGGGAACATCTGGAAGGTTTGGGCTTTGCCTGGCCCGAGATTGGCTCCACACCCCAG GTGGGGGCATCTCTAGCTATGCTGACAACCCTTCTGGGGCCGGGCAGAGCCTTGTGGAATGCCTGAACCAGGCACTTCGGGACGTGCCCAAGGAGAGACACGTGGGCACGCCGCTCTACCTAGGAGCCACAGCGGGCATGCGCCTGCTCAA CCTGACCAGTCCAGAGGCTTCAGCCAACGTGCTCGCTGCCGTGACGCAGACGCTGACCCAGTACCCCTTTGACTTCCGCGGTGCCCGCATCCTCTCAGGCCAGGATGAGGGTGTGTTTGGCTGGGTGACCACCAACTACTTGCTGGAAAACTTCATCAAG TACGGCTGGGTGGGCCGGTGGTTCCGGCCAAGGAAGGGGACGCTGGGGGCCATGGACCTGGGGGGCGCCTCCACACAGATCACCTTCGAGACGGCCAGCCCCGCGGAGGATCCGGCCAACGAGGTTCAGCTCCGGCTCTACGGCCAGCGCTACCGAGTGTACACGCACAGCTTCCTCTGCTACGGCCGTGACCAGGTCCTGAGGACGCTGCTAGCCAGTGCAGTCCAG ACCCGTGGGCCCCACCCCTGCTGGCCGCAGGGCTATTCCGCCCACGTGATGCTCCAGGACGTCTATGAGTCGCCCTGCACCGCCGCCCAGCGGCCCCAGGCCTTCAACAGGAGCGCCAGGGTCAGCCTGGCGGGCAGCAGCAACCCTGCCCTGTGCCGCGGCCTCGTCTCCCAGCTCTTTAACTCCTCCTCCTGCCGCTTCTCCAGATGCTCCTTCAACGGCGTCTTCCAGCCCCCTGTGGCTGGGAAGTTTATC gccttctctgctttcttctacACGGTGGACTTCCTGAGAACGGTGATGGGGCTGCCCGTAGCAACTCTGCAGCAACTAGAGgcggctgtggtcaccatctgtaGCCAGACATGGAGTGAG CTGCAGGCTCGGGCGCCAGACGACCGGGCCCGCCTGCCCGACTACTGTGCCGGGGCCATGTTTGTGCAGCAGCTGCTGAGCCGCGGATATGGCTTCGACGAGCGCTCCTTCGGAGACGTGACCTTCCAGAAAAAG GCTGGGGACACTGCGGTCGGCTGGGCACTTGGCTACATGCTGAACCTGACCAACCTGATTCCCGCTGACCCGCCTGGGCTGCGCAAAGGCACAGACTTCAGCTCCTGGGTCGCCCTCCTCCTGCTCTTCGCCGCCATGCTCCTGGCCGCGTTTGCCCTCCTGCTGCACCAGGCGCGCGCCACCAAGTCGGCGGGCACCATCTAG
- the ENTPD2 gene encoding ectonucleoside triphosphate diphosphohydrolase 2 isoform X1, which produces MAGKALSLLPPLLLAAVGLAGLLLLCVPTRDIREPPALKYGIVLDAGSSHTSMFIYKWPADKENDTGIVGQHSSCDVRGGHSRQELQEPPKGGCIPGPRNGCGQVPEKKPQGTSGRFGLCLARDWLHTPGGGISSYADNPSGAGQSLVECLNQALRDVPKERHVGTPLYLGATAGMRLLNLTSPEASANVLAAVTQTLTQYPFDFRGARILSGQDEGVFGWVTTNYLLENFIKYGWVGRWFRPRKGTLGAMDLGGASTQITFETASPAEDPANEVQLRLYGQRYRVYTHSFLCYGRDQVLRTLLASAVQTRGPHPCWPQGYSAHVMLQDVYESPCTAAQRPQAFNRSARVSLAGSSNPALCRGLVSQLFNSSSCRFSRCSFNGVFQPPVAGKFIAFSAFFYTVDFLRTVMGLPVATLQQLEAAVVTICSQTWSELQARAPDDRARLPDYCAGAMFVQQLLSRGYGFDERSFGDVTFQKKAGDTAVGWALGYMLNLTNLIPADPPGLRKGTDFSSWVALLLLFAAMLLAAFALLLHQARATKSAGTI; this is translated from the exons ATGGCCGGGAAGGCGCTGtcgctgctgccgccgctgctgctggcCGCCGTCGGCCTCGCCGGCCTCCTGCTGCTGTGCGTCCCCACCCGCGATATCCGGGAGCCGCCCGCCCTCAAG TATGGCATCGTCCTGGACGCGGGCTCTTCCCACACGTCCATGTTTATCTACAAGTGGCCGGCGGACAAAGAGAACGACACAGGGATCGTGGGCCAGCACAGCTCCTGTGACGTGCGAG GGGGCCACTccaggcaggagctgcaggagcccCCCAAGGGAGGCTGCATCCCTGGGCCGCGGAATGGCTGTGGACAGGTCCCAGAAAAGAAGCCCCAGGGAACATCTGGAAGGTTTGGGCTTTGCCTGGCCCGAGATTGGCTCCACACCCCAG GTGGGGGCATCTCTAGCTATGCTGACAACCCTTCTGGGGCCGGGCAGAGCCTTGTGGAATGCCTGAACCAGGCACTTCGGGACGTGCCCAAGGAGAGACACGTGGGCACGCCGCTCTACCTAGGAGCCACAGCGGGCATGCGCCTGCTCAA CCTGACCAGTCCAGAGGCTTCAGCCAACGTGCTCGCTGCCGTGACGCAGACGCTGACCCAGTACCCCTTTGACTTCCGCGGTGCCCGCATCCTCTCAGGCCAGGATGAGGGTGTGTTTGGCTGGGTGACCACCAACTACTTGCTGGAAAACTTCATCAAG TACGGCTGGGTGGGCCGGTGGTTCCGGCCAAGGAAGGGGACGCTGGGGGCCATGGACCTGGGGGGCGCCTCCACACAGATCACCTTCGAGACGGCCAGCCCCGCGGAGGATCCGGCCAACGAGGTTCAGCTCCGGCTCTACGGCCAGCGCTACCGAGTGTACACGCACAGCTTCCTCTGCTACGGCCGTGACCAGGTCCTGAGGACGCTGCTAGCCAGTGCAGTCCAG ACCCGTGGGCCCCACCCCTGCTGGCCGCAGGGCTATTCCGCCCACGTGATGCTCCAGGACGTCTATGAGTCGCCCTGCACCGCCGCCCAGCGGCCCCAGGCCTTCAACAGGAGCGCCAGGGTCAGCCTGGCGGGCAGCAGCAACCCTGCCCTGTGCCGCGGCCTCGTCTCCCAGCTCTTTAACTCCTCCTCCTGCCGCTTCTCCAGATGCTCCTTCAACGGCGTCTTCCAGCCCCCTGTGGCTGGGAAGTTTATC gccttctctgctttcttctacACGGTGGACTTCCTGAGAACGGTGATGGGGCTGCCCGTAGCAACTCTGCAGCAACTAGAGgcggctgtggtcaccatctgtaGCCAGACATGGAGTGAG CTGCAGGCTCGGGCGCCAGACGACCGGGCCCGCCTGCCCGACTACTGTGCCGGGGCCATGTTTGTGCAGCAGCTGCTGAGCCGCGGATATGGCTTCGACGAGCGCTCCTTCGGAGACGTGACCTTCCAGAAAAAG GCTGGGGACACTGCGGTCGGCTGGGCACTTGGCTACATGCTGAACCTGACCAACCTGATTCCCGCTGACCCGCCTGGGCTGCGCAAAGGCACAGACTTCAGCTCCTGGGTCGCCCTCCTCCTGCTCTTCGCCGCCATGCTCCTGGCCGCGTTTGCCCTCCTGCTGCACCAGGCGCGCGCCACCAAGTCGGCGGGCACCATCTAG
- the ENTPD2 gene encoding ectonucleoside triphosphate diphosphohydrolase 2 isoform X2: protein MAGKALSLLPPLLLAAVGLAGLLLLCVPTRDIREPPALKYGIVLDAGSSHTSMFIYKWPADKENDTGIVGQHSSCDVRGGGISSYADNPSGAGQSLVECLNQALRDVPKERHVGTPLYLGATAGMRLLNLTSPEASANVLAAVTQTLTQYPFDFRGARILSGQDEGVFGWVTTNYLLENFIKYGWVGRWFRPRKGTLGAMDLGGASTQITFETASPAEDPANEVQLRLYGQRYRVYTHSFLCYGRDQVLRTLLASAVQTRGPHPCWPQGYSAHVMLQDVYESPCTAAQRPQAFNRSARVSLAGSSNPALCRGLVSQLFNSSSCRFSRCSFNGVFQPPVAGKFIAFSAFFYTVDFLRTVMGLPVATLQQLEAAVVTICSQTWSELQARAPDDRARLPDYCAGAMFVQQLLSRGYGFDERSFGDVTFQKKAGDTAVGWALGYMLNLTNLIPADPPGLRKGTDFSSWVALLLLFAAMLLAAFALLLHQARATKSAGTI from the exons ATGGCCGGGAAGGCGCTGtcgctgctgccgccgctgctgctggcCGCCGTCGGCCTCGCCGGCCTCCTGCTGCTGTGCGTCCCCACCCGCGATATCCGGGAGCCGCCCGCCCTCAAG TATGGCATCGTCCTGGACGCGGGCTCTTCCCACACGTCCATGTTTATCTACAAGTGGCCGGCGGACAAAGAGAACGACACAGGGATCGTGGGCCAGCACAGCTCCTGTGACGTGCGAG GTGGGGGCATCTCTAGCTATGCTGACAACCCTTCTGGGGCCGGGCAGAGCCTTGTGGAATGCCTGAACCAGGCACTTCGGGACGTGCCCAAGGAGAGACACGTGGGCACGCCGCTCTACCTAGGAGCCACAGCGGGCATGCGCCTGCTCAA CCTGACCAGTCCAGAGGCTTCAGCCAACGTGCTCGCTGCCGTGACGCAGACGCTGACCCAGTACCCCTTTGACTTCCGCGGTGCCCGCATCCTCTCAGGCCAGGATGAGGGTGTGTTTGGCTGGGTGACCACCAACTACTTGCTGGAAAACTTCATCAAG TACGGCTGGGTGGGCCGGTGGTTCCGGCCAAGGAAGGGGACGCTGGGGGCCATGGACCTGGGGGGCGCCTCCACACAGATCACCTTCGAGACGGCCAGCCCCGCGGAGGATCCGGCCAACGAGGTTCAGCTCCGGCTCTACGGCCAGCGCTACCGAGTGTACACGCACAGCTTCCTCTGCTACGGCCGTGACCAGGTCCTGAGGACGCTGCTAGCCAGTGCAGTCCAG ACCCGTGGGCCCCACCCCTGCTGGCCGCAGGGCTATTCCGCCCACGTGATGCTCCAGGACGTCTATGAGTCGCCCTGCACCGCCGCCCAGCGGCCCCAGGCCTTCAACAGGAGCGCCAGGGTCAGCCTGGCGGGCAGCAGCAACCCTGCCCTGTGCCGCGGCCTCGTCTCCCAGCTCTTTAACTCCTCCTCCTGCCGCTTCTCCAGATGCTCCTTCAACGGCGTCTTCCAGCCCCCTGTGGCTGGGAAGTTTATC gccttctctgctttcttctacACGGTGGACTTCCTGAGAACGGTGATGGGGCTGCCCGTAGCAACTCTGCAGCAACTAGAGgcggctgtggtcaccatctgtaGCCAGACATGGAGTGAG CTGCAGGCTCGGGCGCCAGACGACCGGGCCCGCCTGCCCGACTACTGTGCCGGGGCCATGTTTGTGCAGCAGCTGCTGAGCCGCGGATATGGCTTCGACGAGCGCTCCTTCGGAGACGTGACCTTCCAGAAAAAG GCTGGGGACACTGCGGTCGGCTGGGCACTTGGCTACATGCTGAACCTGACCAACCTGATTCCCGCTGACCCGCCTGGGCTGCGCAAAGGCACAGACTTCAGCTCCTGGGTCGCCCTCCTCCTGCTCTTCGCCGCCATGCTCCTGGCCGCGTTTGCCCTCCTGCTGCACCAGGCGCGCGCCACCAAGTCGGCGGGCACCATCTAG
- the SAPCD2 gene encoding suppressor APC domain-containing protein 2, with the protein MAGAAMAETGGGPPPAPGTEGLPRAFLQSLRTLFDILDDRRRGLVHLREIESRWRGADARELPRGVLEGLRQVAPASGYLTFERFVAGLRTALPSADGGTRAPARAPARGGCLAPPAGQPPPQRLVFAPADEPRTVLERKPLLLGARLPPAGPGVASRNLEKPCGPAEAAPGPTEPERPQGAALERSPSKDSGAVTCRARELGMGDAPWGPRARGERRRHTITNGVDCDLLKQMRELQQEQEVLLQGLEMMARGREWYQQQLQRLQERQRRLGQSRATSDLGAEGSPRLLGQLLPKVQEVARCLGELLTAACAARALPSSSSGPQGPESPSAPDWQQQTILMLKEQNRLLTQEVTDKSERITQLEQEKSALIKQLFEARALSQQDAGPLDSTFM; encoded by the exons ATGGCCGGAGCTGCCATGGCCGAGACGGGCGGCGGGCCGCCTCCGGCGCCCGGCACGGAGGGGCTGCCGCGCGCCTTCCTGCAGAGCCTGCGCACGCTCTTCGACATCCTGGATGACCGGCGGCGCGGCCTCGTGCACCTGCGGGAGATCGAGTCCCGCTGGCGGGGCGCTGACGCGCGCGAGCTGCCCCGCGGCGTGCTGGAGGGCCTGCGCCAGGTGGCCCCGGCCAGCGGCTACTTAACCTTCGAGCGCTTCGTGGCCGGCCTGCGCACCGCGCTGCCCAGCGCCGACGGCGGCACGCGGGCCCCCGCACGCGCCCCGGCCCGGGGAGGCTGCTTGGCGCCGCCCGCGGGCCAGCCGCCGCCCCAGCGCCTGGTGTTCGCGCCGGCCGACGAGCCGCGGACGGTCCTGGAGAGGAAGCCCCTGCTCCTGGGCGCGCGCCTCCCGCCGGCTGGCCCAGGCGTCGCGAGTCGGAACCTGGAGAAGCCGTGCGGCCCGGCGGAGGCGGCGCCCGGTCCGACGGAGCCCGAGCGGCCCCAGGGCGCGGCGCTGGAGCGGAGCCCGAGCAAGGACTCTG GAGCGGTGACCTGCAGAGCCCGGGAACTTGGCATGGGGGATGCCCCCTGGGGGCCCCGAGCTCGAGGGGAACGGCGGAGACACACCATCACCAATGGTGTGGACTGCGACCTG CTGAAGCAGATGAGGGAGCTGCAGCAGGAGCAGGAAGTGCTGCTGCAGGGCCTGGAGATGATGGCGCGGGGTCGGGAATGGTaccagcagcagctgcagcgccTGCAGGAGCGCCAGCGCCGCCTGGGCCAGAGCAGGGCCACCTCG GACCTCGGGGCTGAGGGCAGTCCCCGCCTGTTGGGGCAGCTGCTGCCCAAAGTGCAGGAGGTGGCCCGGTGCCTGGGGGAGCTGCTGACTGCGGCCTGTGCTGCCAGG gctcTGCCCTCGTCCTCCTCGGGGCCCCAGGGCCCTGAGTCGCCCTCGGCGCCCGACTGGCAGCAGCAGACCATCCTCATGCTGAAGGAGCAGAACCGGCTTCTGACCCAG GAGGTGACCGACAAGAGCGAGCGGATCACACAGCTGGAGCAGGAGAAGTCCGCCCTCATCAAGCAGCTGTTTGAGGCCCGTGCTCTCAGCCAGCAGGACGCTGGGCCCCTGGACTCCACCTTCATGTAG